A region from the Geobacter benzoatilyticus genome encodes:
- a CDS encoding DUF3426 domain-containing protein → MIIQCAQCKAKFRLDDSKVSDAGIKVRCSKCKHIFVVKREAPVEESDLDLLLGGLDSHGAGTAAGDGQQGVGMQDVPASATTDTSQGETSFSFDGEESEEVSPSFAAGPSEEPESGEDFSSFALQSGDSEKPVFAPEEETRQDESFGGFEEERAETEDGTAFSDSVGVATEFAVSEDGAAQEDEVPAREDEISFGEVSPEAFAAATNVSDSGTDGTEEEEISFEFSDDETTGDGEEAGSEPSASSDIDFGEIDFGIEDTEAEPPRSGLFSPAPETADLSAGVELAGDKPSAETMPSVPSSDVSVEDEAPPLSISSRRKGEPFLPTLLIALSVLVIIALAGLGFYYLKDGPEILNRLGVGFVADWFGIESRDEGSISLDKVGGSYLVNPEAGGELFVIRGEAVNNYRKPRAAIQVRGALLGKNGQILAQKVAYCGNNLTDEQIRTLPLERLDAAMGNQFGDSLANLGVQPGKRIPFVIVIANIPKDAADYSVEAVGSTVASQ, encoded by the coding sequence ATGATCATACAGTGTGCTCAGTGCAAAGCCAAGTTCAGACTCGACGATTCTAAAGTCAGTGATGCCGGGATCAAGGTTAGATGCTCGAAATGCAAGCATATTTTCGTGGTGAAGAGAGAAGCTCCGGTTGAGGAGAGTGATCTGGATCTCCTTCTGGGGGGATTGGACTCGCACGGGGCCGGGACTGCCGCTGGTGACGGGCAACAAGGCGTGGGTATGCAGGATGTACCCGCGTCCGCAACAACTGATACTTCGCAAGGCGAAACGTCTTTTTCCTTCGATGGCGAGGAATCGGAAGAGGTTTCCCCGTCGTTTGCAGCAGGACCTTCCGAAGAGCCGGAGAGTGGAGAAGATTTTTCTTCGTTTGCCCTGCAGTCCGGCGACTCGGAAAAACCGGTTTTTGCCCCTGAAGAGGAAACCCGTCAGGATGAATCTTTTGGAGGATTTGAAGAGGAGCGGGCAGAGACAGAGGATGGAACTGCCTTTTCCGATTCAGTTGGTGTCGCAACGGAATTTGCCGTCTCCGAAGATGGTGCGGCACAAGAGGATGAAGTTCCGGCACGGGAAGATGAGATAAGCTTCGGAGAGGTGAGTCCCGAGGCTTTTGCCGCGGCAACCAATGTATCCGATTCTGGAACTGATGGAACGGAAGAAGAGGAAATCTCCTTCGAGTTTTCAGATGACGAAACGACCGGCGATGGGGAAGAGGCCGGTTCAGAACCTTCGGCAAGCAGCGATATCGATTTCGGGGAAATTGATTTCGGCATTGAAGATACGGAAGCGGAACCCCCTCGTAGCGGACTGTTTTCCCCGGCTCCGGAAACTGCTGATTTGTCTGCCGGCGTTGAACTCGCGGGCGATAAGCCTTCAGCGGAGACAATGCCATCGGTGCCTTCATCCGATGTGAGCGTGGAGGATGAAGCTCCACCGTTAAGTATCTCATCCCGGCGCAAGGGAGAACCGTTCCTGCCTACATTGCTGATTGCATTGTCAGTGCTGGTGATAATTGCTCTGGCCGGTCTGGGATTCTATTATTTAAAAGATGGCCCCGAAATCCTTAATAGGCTTGGGGTTGGTTTTGTTGCAGATTGGTTTGGTATTGAGAGCCGTGATGAAGGGTCAATTTCCCTTGATAAGGTTGGAGGTTCCTATCTGGTCAATCCAGAGGCAGGTGGAGAGTTGTTCGTTATCCGGGGGGAAGCCGTGAACAACTACCGTAAGCCGCGTGCAGCCATTCAGGTGCGCGGTGCTCTTCTGGGGAAAAATGGGCAGATATTGGCACAAAAGGTTGCTTATTGCGGAAACAATCTTACGGACGAGCAGATTCGAACACTCCCGCTTGAGCGACTGGATGCGGCCATGGGAAATCAGTTCGGAGATTCCCTGGCGAATCTCGGGGTCCAGCCCGGCAAGCGAATTCCCTTCGTTATCGTTATCGCCAATATCCCGAAAGATGCTGCCGATTACAGCGTGGAAGCCGTAGGCTCAACGGTGGCGAGCCAGTAA
- a CDS encoding DUF1573 domain-containing protein: MTRSVLSTLVLAIFMTLAATLQALATPILSVDKPVLNFGTISQGKKLNFAFKLTNNGDSPLSITRTRTSCGCTVAHISTNSIAPGKSAELKITFDSSNFGGKVSKTITVESNDPEAPSTTITIKGIINEDLVVTPRQLNLGQTHIGSSKEVSVTLENNGTRAIKILSVTTPMPQVKVSLSRNALKPGERLQISVKVSPRPEDRFLSGFLVVATDIPGKPEITVPLYGSVAK, encoded by the coding sequence ATGACCCGTTCCGTGCTTTCCACCCTTGTCCTCGCCATATTCATGACTCTTGCCGCAACGCTCCAGGCACTGGCAACCCCAATTCTTTCGGTGGACAAGCCGGTTCTCAACTTTGGCACCATCTCACAAGGCAAAAAGCTCAATTTCGCCTTCAAGCTCACTAATAATGGCGATTCCCCTCTTTCCATCACAAGGACGAGAACATCTTGCGGCTGTACCGTTGCCCACATCTCGACCAACTCAATCGCCCCGGGCAAGAGCGCCGAGCTGAAAATAACCTTCGATTCGTCAAACTTCGGCGGCAAAGTCAGCAAGACGATTACCGTCGAAAGCAACGACCCGGAAGCACCCTCGACCACCATCACCATCAAGGGGATCATCAACGAAGATCTTGTGGTCACGCCCCGCCAGTTGAATCTCGGTCAAACGCACATAGGTAGCAGCAAGGAGGTCTCCGTCACCCTTGAAAACAACGGAACGCGAGCCATCAAGATTCTCTCGGTGACCACCCCTATGCCCCAGGTAAAGGTATCCCTCAGCCGAAATGCGCTCAAGCCGGGGGAACGTTTACAAATCAGCGTCAAAGTCTCTCCCCGTCCAGAGGATCGTTTCCTGAGCGGATTTCTCGTCGTAGCAACCGACATTCCGGGAAAACCTGAAATTACAGTTCCCCTTTACGGATCCGTCGCCAAGTAA
- a CDS encoding MBL fold metallo-hydrolase: protein MTRFILSLSLVMILACTGRTASAANYDIKLIDNGVFAAIALPEGKAGSNALIIITPHQVILAGSHFIPEGIKELIAAIAEITPLPLRSVILTHHHKGFNYVDFDFPANVEIITSWQTWQALKSETRPLRNSVTFFEKGLTLVRSDTSIVLASAEFGHSEGDVFLFLPNEGVLFTSDLFYNDVVGYMGEGHMRDWIITLETLEAVGAQYVVPGLGQVTDRSGIRRFRLFFKDFLTEVLGYIEAGKTLDETRKAFKLPAHEKMPGYKAFLDVNLTRAYRDLKDE from the coding sequence ATGACAAGGTTTATTCTTTCTCTTTCTCTTGTGATGATTCTGGCGTGTACCGGGCGAACTGCGTCCGCAGCCAATTATGATATAAAACTTATCGATAACGGCGTGTTTGCCGCCATAGCCCTTCCGGAAGGGAAGGCCGGCAGCAATGCCCTCATAATCATAACCCCGCATCAGGTGATTCTCGCCGGATCCCACTTCATACCGGAAGGGATCAAAGAACTCATTGCCGCCATTGCCGAGATTACCCCGCTGCCTTTGCGTTCCGTCATTCTCACCCATCACCACAAGGGTTTCAATTATGTCGATTTCGATTTTCCTGCCAACGTGGAGATTATAACTTCCTGGCAGACTTGGCAGGCGCTGAAATCCGAAACAAGACCGCTACGCAACTCTGTTACCTTTTTCGAGAAGGGGTTGACGCTTGTCAGAAGTGACACCTCTATCGTACTCGCCAGCGCGGAATTCGGCCACAGCGAGGGGGATGTATTCCTGTTTCTCCCCAACGAGGGGGTTCTCTTTACTTCGGATCTCTTTTACAACGATGTGGTCGGCTATATGGGAGAAGGTCACATGCGGGACTGGATCATTACCCTGGAGACTCTGGAGGCAGTCGGGGCACAATATGTCGTTCCGGGCCTCGGCCAGGTTACCGACCGTTCAGGCATCAGACGTTTCCGGCTTTTTTTCAAGGATTTCCTGACAGAGGTCCTTGGTTATATCGAGGCGGGAAAGACGCTCGACGAGACGAGAAAAGCCTTCAAGCTTCCTGCCCACGAGAAGATGCCGGGGTACAAGGCCTTTCTAGATGTAAACCTGACGCGTGCTTACCGGGATCTGAAGGATGAGTGA
- a CDS encoding eCIS core domain-containing protein yields MGTPVHKTMQPAPYGASGRLSVPSTPCGLSAQREPVRQILRGTPLRCKLAVGTPGDVHEQEADRAADNVLQMTGEELGRGPVAKGELFRPLGEGGRERHLDEDAEEAVRSLQGGGIPLKESDRAFFEPRFGVDFSRVRLHTGSAAGEMAESLHARAFTVGDDIAFGAGRYSPGTDEGMRLLAHELAHVVQQGVAPAAAIQRAPDFDDPTRFTQVHQSLFVSSPSGGTLRPWVDPDPANGVAGTAEEIKTQFTTALRAHIAANPLSVGGTVPTRTTESQAETTAIAVDQDIRSTFSQITTPLPEAQIRSAVGIIQPSQTSATQFLNQWLENRLSLMTDIDEYNIRPTDSRYGQMLADILADSWAGPNVRTLASRQAAFVEGGSRIFIHRGAPADLRRLILIHELTHFYVSQEFNDWVDATTSPRFYTEGFTEYLARIVMTPSEGADRNNYAPNVQAVQDNVAAFVPDDDIARAYFLGEVWRLEATSAVARQLFETQVGMREGAPRSTEVAESQSSHGIVQTVAEGNRYRFMNLAINQTAPKPEHAAFFEGIRQRHLEGHPDVQIRFVGHADETGGARHNLDLSRRRAEAFYQMARDAGVPDSQLLDAAAPQHRGEAEPTADNSTIHGRALNRRVELFLVRAATSAAPP; encoded by the coding sequence ATGGGGACGCCTGTTCATAAGACCATGCAACCAGCTCCCTACGGGGCATCCGGACGCCTTTCCGTCCCATCAACGCCGTGTGGCCTCTCAGCCCAGCGTGAACCGGTGAGGCAGATTCTGCGGGGCACTCCCCTGCGGTGCAAGCTTGCGGTGGGGACGCCAGGGGATGTCCATGAGCAGGAGGCCGACCGGGCAGCCGATAACGTTTTACAGATGACCGGCGAGGAGTTGGGGCGCGGACCGGTGGCGAAGGGGGAACTCTTTCGGCCTTTGGGGGAGGGGGGCAGGGAACGCCATCTGGATGAGGATGCCGAGGAAGCCGTACGCTCTTTGCAGGGGGGTGGCATCCCTCTAAAAGAGAGCGATCGGGCGTTTTTCGAGCCTCGCTTCGGCGTGGATTTCAGCCGGGTGCGCCTCCATACGGGAAGTGCCGCCGGGGAGATGGCGGAGAGCCTGCATGCCCGGGCATTCACCGTAGGGGACGATATTGCCTTTGGCGCAGGCCGATACTCCCCCGGGACGGATGAAGGGATGCGGCTCCTGGCCCACGAACTTGCCCATGTGGTGCAGCAGGGGGTGGCTCCGGCCGCAGCCATTCAGCGTGCCCCCGACTTCGACGACCCAACCCGCTTCACCCAGGTTCACCAGTCCCTCTTCGTTTCGTCCCCCAGCGGTGGGACTCTTCGCCCCTGGGTCGATCCCGATCCGGCCAACGGCGTGGCCGGCACCGCCGAGGAGATCAAGACCCAGTTCACCACTGCGCTCCGGGCCCATATTGCGGCCAATCCACTGTCGGTGGGGGGAACGGTTCCCACGCGCACCACCGAGTCCCAGGCCGAGACCACTGCCATTGCCGTGGATCAGGACATTCGCTCCACGTTCTCCCAGATCACCACTCCGCTCCCCGAGGCGCAGATCCGTTCCGCGGTCGGCATCATCCAGCCATCCCAGACATCCGCCACACAATTTCTGAACCAGTGGCTGGAGAACCGCCTGAGCCTCATGACCGACATCGACGAGTACAACATCCGCCCCACCGATTCGCGCTATGGGCAGATGCTGGCCGATATCCTGGCCGACAGTTGGGCGGGCCCCAACGTGCGCACCCTTGCCAGCCGCCAGGCCGCCTTTGTCGAAGGGGGGTCGCGGATTTTCATCCACCGGGGCGCGCCGGCAGACCTGCGGCGGCTCATCCTCATCCACGAGCTGACCCACTTCTATGTCTCCCAGGAATTCAATGACTGGGTCGACGCCACCACCTCGCCGCGCTTTTACACCGAAGGGTTCACCGAGTACCTGGCGCGTATCGTTATGACTCCCTCTGAGGGCGCCGATCGCAATAACTATGCCCCCAACGTCCAGGCCGTCCAGGACAATGTGGCCGCTTTCGTTCCCGACGATGACATCGCCCGGGCCTACTTCCTGGGGGAGGTGTGGCGCCTGGAGGCCACGTCTGCCGTGGCCCGGCAGCTCTTTGAAACCCAGGTGGGGATGCGGGAGGGGGCACCCCGCAGCACCGAAGTGGCCGAATCCCAGAGTTCCCACGGGATCGTGCAGACCGTGGCGGAGGGGAACCGTTACCGGTTCATGAACCTGGCCATAAACCAGACGGCTCCCAAGCCCGAGCATGCGGCCTTTTTCGAGGGGATAAGGCAGCGCCACCTGGAAGGCCACCCCGACGTGCAGATCCGCTTCGTGGGCCATGCCGACGAGACCGGCGGTGCCAGGCATAACCTGGATCTCTCACGGCGCCGGGCCGAGGCCTTCTACCAGATGGCGCGGGATGCGGGAGTTCCCGACAGCCAGTTGCTTGATGCCGCAGCGCCCCAGCACCGGGGCGAGGCGGAGCCCACCGCCGACAACTCCACCATCCATGGCCGCGCACTGAACCGCCGGGTGGAGCTTTTTCTTGTGCGCGCCGCCACGAGCGCTGCACCCCCTTAA
- a CDS encoding DUF6519 domain-containing protein → MKTQISRDSFQPGKRYTGIHQQQGRVITDADWNELVAICREQLLQALADVVGNGTPRTGAVSITADRKIQPGDLYVDGIRAELPGIAPFLASAQPDLPGYPALPATGPYIVYADVWERAVTSLEDGNLRDSALHGADTCTRTQTLLQVKTCPEAVNPETGIPRRGNGTLSLALHTNLEAGDPCDPCAGLIAAGKGRVGSYLFRLEVHAVEGTAANPTRLILKWSSENGAEQYEVLSVEKMPPGFVATNYVYEFHNPATEKQLGIFLGAGFTPNHGAIKTTYEIPVAPPKELVRRWDGFCELTRAGSVWSLVTGVDKGVALTTGGSPTAPGHVTLGSSIQINLEALQLTLDLAGKTFVAGDFWLAPVREAVDGPGSTVLTGAEPRGIVHHYLRLARILADGTVVPFENDADKRRHSFPPLTDLHAHDVGYTTTCSSGLFDATHDNVEKALNRLCQLAAEHIAYTADCTKGLYAGFVGTVKQALDKICEIQANHIGFSKPCDTSIYKGSTIATVEDALKLLCNVTAGQIGFAKPCDTSIYQGQAVATVEDALKLLCNVTAAQIAYTPGGDCTFLNQPGIDTVQEALDVLCARPAGGGGGCRITVGKEGGLFATLEEALKTLLDKGTRDICLCLLPGDHEFPGQLVAPKDDGVTICLSGCGHGTRLHLLNGPIRFRGFAAVCLTDMVVITRDAPTGALIFDRCGDVSLKGVEVHGVVTDGFLAGFNNIRAITMHGLMLEASTPASLAVPSKLFDLNPTLFDLYQVPDLTFFNSKVFLVAQAVAALPVAERRTLSAAIGDRVRDLGSALSARERQSYLELMPLLLQSSISSVQLAGVLGNIRVEAIREHPAVALVVDDAAADMTLGECDILGIVTLYGTHPAGPFPGDMLKNLDALVKQGKATFGGVGTTFRASGCRMTRIDVSTAVRKRIQDIVASGGGTIPSLFSSALVSDLTLLREDNQLAFLNTNLSSSVFEVEGGRAAVVMGSSSIYVGNRGEGEAVIMNITPQGRSQQAANLGITISG, encoded by the coding sequence ATGAAAACTCAGATCTCACGCGACAGTTTCCAGCCGGGAAAACGCTACACCGGCATCCACCAGCAGCAGGGGCGGGTAATCACCGACGCCGACTGGAACGAGCTGGTGGCCATCTGCCGGGAGCAGCTCCTCCAGGCCCTCGCCGATGTGGTGGGCAACGGTACGCCCCGCACCGGCGCCGTTTCCATAACGGCGGATCGGAAGATTCAGCCCGGCGACCTCTACGTGGACGGCATCCGGGCCGAGTTGCCGGGAATCGCGCCGTTTTTGGCCAGCGCCCAGCCCGACCTCCCGGGCTACCCGGCGCTCCCCGCCACGGGGCCGTACATCGTCTATGCCGACGTCTGGGAGCGGGCCGTCACCTCCCTGGAGGACGGGAATCTGCGGGATTCCGCGCTCCACGGGGCCGACACCTGCACCCGCACCCAGACCCTGCTCCAGGTGAAGACCTGCCCCGAGGCGGTGAACCCCGAGACGGGGATCCCCAGGCGGGGGAACGGCACCCTCTCCCTTGCCCTCCACACGAACCTGGAGGCGGGGGACCCCTGCGACCCTTGCGCCGGCCTTATCGCCGCCGGCAAGGGTCGGGTCGGGAGCTACCTCTTCCGGCTGGAGGTCCATGCCGTGGAAGGAACGGCCGCCAATCCCACCCGCCTCATCCTCAAGTGGTCCAGCGAGAACGGGGCCGAGCAGTACGAGGTCCTCTCCGTGGAAAAGATGCCGCCGGGCTTCGTGGCCACCAACTACGTCTATGAGTTCCACAACCCCGCCACCGAGAAGCAGTTGGGGATATTCCTGGGGGCCGGGTTCACGCCGAACCACGGCGCCATCAAGACCACCTACGAGATCCCCGTGGCCCCCCCAAAAGAGCTGGTCCGCCGCTGGGACGGCTTCTGCGAGCTGACTCGCGCGGGCTCCGTCTGGTCCCTGGTGACCGGGGTCGATAAAGGGGTTGCCCTTACCACCGGCGGTTCTCCCACAGCCCCCGGCCACGTTACCCTCGGTTCCAGCATCCAGATCAACCTGGAGGCCCTGCAACTGACCCTCGACCTTGCCGGCAAGACCTTCGTGGCCGGCGACTTCTGGCTGGCGCCGGTCCGGGAGGCGGTGGACGGGCCGGGAAGCACGGTGCTGACCGGCGCCGAGCCCCGGGGAATCGTCCACCACTACCTGCGCCTGGCCCGGATCCTGGCCGACGGCACGGTGGTCCCCTTCGAGAACGACGCCGACAAGCGGCGGCACAGCTTTCCGCCCCTCACCGACCTCCACGCCCATGACGTGGGGTACACGACCACCTGTTCCAGCGGTCTCTTCGACGCCACCCACGACAACGTGGAAAAGGCCCTGAACCGTCTCTGCCAGTTGGCTGCCGAGCATATCGCCTACACCGCCGACTGCACCAAGGGGCTCTACGCCGGATTTGTCGGCACCGTAAAGCAGGCCCTCGACAAGATCTGCGAGATCCAGGCGAATCACATCGGGTTCAGCAAGCCCTGCGACACGAGCATCTACAAGGGGAGCACCATCGCCACGGTGGAGGACGCCCTGAAGCTCCTCTGCAACGTCACGGCGGGGCAAATCGGCTTTGCCAAGCCGTGCGACACGAGCATCTATCAGGGACAGGCCGTTGCCACGGTGGAGGATGCCCTGAAGCTCCTCTGCAACGTCACCGCAGCGCAGATCGCCTACACGCCGGGTGGCGACTGCACCTTCCTGAACCAGCCGGGTATCGATACGGTGCAGGAGGCCCTCGACGTCCTCTGCGCCCGTCCCGCCGGCGGTGGCGGGGGGTGCCGGATTACCGTGGGGAAGGAGGGGGGGCTCTTCGCCACCCTGGAGGAGGCCCTCAAGACCCTTCTGGACAAGGGGACGCGGGACATATGCCTCTGTCTCCTGCCGGGGGACCACGAGTTTCCCGGTCAACTGGTCGCGCCGAAGGATGACGGCGTCACCATCTGCCTGTCGGGGTGCGGCCACGGCACGCGGCTCCACCTGCTGAACGGACCGATCCGCTTCCGGGGCTTCGCGGCGGTCTGTCTCACGGACATGGTGGTCATCACCCGTGACGCGCCAACCGGCGCCCTGATCTTTGACCGTTGCGGCGATGTTTCCCTGAAGGGGGTGGAGGTTCACGGGGTCGTAACAGACGGTTTTCTCGCGGGTTTTAACAATATCCGGGCCATCACCATGCACGGCCTCATGCTGGAGGCGTCCACCCCTGCCAGCCTCGCGGTTCCATCGAAGCTTTTCGATCTCAATCCGACGCTCTTTGACCTCTACCAGGTGCCGGATCTCACCTTCTTCAACAGCAAGGTGTTCCTGGTGGCCCAGGCCGTGGCGGCCCTTCCGGTCGCGGAGCGCCGGACCCTGTCGGCGGCCATCGGCGATCGGGTAAGAGATTTGGGCTCGGCCCTGTCGGCCAGGGAGCGCCAGAGCTATCTGGAGTTGATGCCCCTGCTGCTTCAGTCCAGCATAAGCTCCGTCCAACTGGCCGGGGTGCTCGGGAATATCCGCGTGGAGGCGATCCGCGAGCATCCCGCCGTCGCCCTGGTCGTGGACGATGCCGCTGCCGACATGACCCTCGGGGAGTGCGACATCCTCGGCATCGTCACCCTCTACGGCACCCATCCGGCAGGTCCTTTTCCCGGGGATATGCTGAAAAACCTCGATGCCCTGGTGAAACAGGGGAAGGCGACGTTCGGCGGGGTCGGAACCACCTTCCGGGCCTCGGGGTGCCGAATGACCCGGATCGACGTCAGCACCGCCGTCCGGAAGCGGATTCAGGACATCGTTGCCAGTGGCGGCGGAACGATCCCGTCTCTCTTCTCCTCGGCCCTGGTGAGTGACCTGACGCTCTTGCGGGAGGACAATCAACTGGCATTCCTGAACACTAATCTCTCCTCGTCGGTCTTCGAGGTGGAGGGGGGGCGCGCCGCCGTGGTGATGGGAAGTTCCTCCATCTATGTGGGCAATAGAGGAGAAGGGGAAGCGGTCATCATGAACATCACCCCCCAGGGGCGCTCCCAGCAGGCGGCTAACCTGGGAATTACCATCTCGGGGTAG
- a CDS encoding phage tail protein — MATDKPTTTTGTQLYGILPEVYRTRDSLEFGGEGDLARFLDACGELLDRIRATLDQRLADSFPDNPPSGLSCQPWLIPYFAQLLDVRLVSPDEEGRRDEVANAVAWRQRKGTLTAIEQIAEAVGQMEVEIQEGWRRTAVTPRIGMPQLPAGALGDDPRFDEFREHPLWAARHPDLSTATADFRFPTRAMEVAVPTGEFPSNPAAKLTTFAGTSTWWRQVNPHGAPCFPGSFDDVSRRTADLRTPDWRQGQIHPKRVILHAPPPLGFFEPGLFPVHAGDMLLDEEKEHLLENLIIDGTLTVTAGTVKLRRCAVRALEVTVPAGTMEESVVDARECLFDKMAVPGLARLEYCTVLGNCEAGRLQASDCLFAGMLELEPGLLKNPHCIRFSRVPPGTAAAALLTHRNTTERPVFYAFEFDDGGAVVRRTAKFGEPGCAVLHPATPEAVRFGAEDGGEVGAHHGWRYSLLMAAVLDKLKEFLPVGMEAVIVPDLRLHRPPFPPCDT, encoded by the coding sequence ATGGCCACCGACAAACCGACAACCACTACCGGCACGCAGCTCTACGGCATCCTCCCCGAGGTCTACCGCACTCGCGACAGCCTGGAGTTCGGGGGCGAGGGGGATCTGGCGCGGTTCCTGGACGCCTGCGGCGAGCTCCTGGACCGGATTCGCGCCACCCTGGACCAGCGCCTGGCCGACTCCTTCCCCGACAACCCGCCGTCGGGGCTCTCCTGCCAGCCGTGGCTCATTCCTTACTTTGCGCAGCTCCTCGACGTGCGCCTGGTCTCGCCGGACGAGGAGGGGCGGCGGGATGAGGTGGCCAACGCCGTGGCATGGCGCCAGCGCAAAGGGACCCTCACGGCCATCGAGCAGATCGCCGAGGCGGTGGGGCAGATGGAGGTGGAGATCCAGGAGGGGTGGCGGCGCACCGCCGTCACACCCCGTATCGGCATGCCGCAGCTCCCTGCCGGAGCCCTGGGGGACGACCCCCGCTTCGACGAATTCCGGGAGCATCCCCTCTGGGCGGCCCGGCATCCGGACCTTTCCACGGCGACTGCCGATTTTCGCTTTCCCACCCGGGCCATGGAGGTGGCGGTGCCCACGGGTGAGTTCCCCTCGAACCCGGCCGCGAAGCTCACCACCTTTGCCGGGACCTCCACCTGGTGGCGCCAGGTGAACCCCCATGGCGCCCCCTGTTTTCCCGGGAGCTTCGACGACGTCTCCCGCCGCACCGCGGATCTCCGGACCCCCGACTGGCGGCAGGGGCAGATCCACCCCAAGCGGGTGATCCTCCATGCTCCGCCCCCCCTCGGGTTCTTCGAGCCGGGGCTCTTCCCGGTCCATGCGGGAGACATGCTCCTGGACGAGGAGAAGGAGCACCTGCTGGAGAACCTCATCATCGACGGCACCCTCACGGTGACCGCCGGGACGGTGAAGCTTCGGCGGTGCGCGGTCCGGGCCCTTGAGGTCACCGTTCCGGCCGGGACAATGGAGGAGTCGGTGGTGGATGCCCGGGAGTGCCTCTTCGACAAAATGGCGGTGCCTGGCCTGGCCCGTCTCGAATACTGCACCGTGCTGGGGAACTGCGAGGCCGGCCGCCTCCAGGCCAGCGACTGTCTCTTTGCCGGGATGTTGGAACTGGAGCCCGGCCTGCTCAAAAACCCACACTGCATCCGGTTCTCCCGGGTTCCGCCGGGGACTGCTGCAGCGGCGCTCCTCACCCACCGCAACACCACCGAGCGCCCGGTCTTCTATGCCTTCGAGTTCGACGACGGGGGAGCGGTGGTGCGCCGCACCGCCAAATTCGGTGAGCCTGGGTGCGCCGTCCTCCATCCGGCCACGCCTGAGGCGGTCCGCTTCGGGGCCGAGGACGGCGGCGAGGTGGGGGCCCACCACGGGTGGCGCTACAGCCTCCTCATGGCGGCGGTGCTGGACAAGCTGAAGGAGTTTCTCCCGGTGGGGATGGAGGCGGTCATCGTCCCGGATCTCCGGCTGCACCGGCCGCCGTTTCCGCCGTGCGATACATGA